The following proteins are co-located in the Xiphophorus hellerii strain 12219 chromosome 2, Xiphophorus_hellerii-4.1, whole genome shotgun sequence genome:
- the phlda2 gene encoding pleckstrin homology-like domain family A member 2 produces MKMPAEEIIKEGDLEKRSDSFLQFWKKKTCVLTKDSLNMYADVKRSKVKELKLQSIKKVDCVERTEKFMYFTIVTKDDKEIDFRYSAEQTCWHAEITLALINYQNREAVQDFKTRQDNESASPGQERRMARAP; encoded by the coding sequence atgaaaatgccAGCGGAGGAAATCATCAAGGAGGGAGACCTGGAGAAGAGGAGCGACAGCTTCCTCCAGTTCTGGAAGAAAAAGACGTGCGTCCTGACCAAGGACAGCCTCAATATGTACGCGGACGTAAAGCGCTCCAAGGTCAAAGAACTCAAGCTGCAGTCCATAAAGAAGGTGGACTGTGTGGAGCGCACCGAAAAGTTCATGTATTTCACCATCGTTACCAAAGATGACAAAGAGATCGACTTCCGGTACTCCGCGGAGCAGACCTGCTGGCACGCGGAGATCACCCTGGCCCTGATTAATTACCAGAACAGAGAAGCCGTCCAGGACTTCAAGACACGGCAGGACAACGAGAGCGCATCGCCCGGACAGGAGAGGCGCATGGCCAGGGCGCCTTGA